The Bacilli bacterium nucleotide sequence CCGGCGTTTCGGAACGAGTTGCTGTACAACCATTTCGCCAAGTATTTGGTCGTGGAAATGTACGGGAACATTATCGGATATGGCGGCATGTGGGTCATTATTGATGAGGCGCATGTAACGAATATCGCCATCGCCAGCGAATATCGCGGCAAAAAATTGGGAGAGCGGCTGCTTGCGCGGCTGCAGCAAGTCGCAATTTCCGCCGGAGCAACCAAGATGACGCTGGAAGTGCGCGTGTCGAACCGGATAGCGCAAAATCTCTACAAAAAAATGGGGTTTTATCCATCGGGATTGCGGCGCAACTATTATTCGGACAATCATGAGGATGCGCTGATCATGTGGGCGGATTTGGCGAACCGGGGCTGATGGCAGGAAAGTGGGCAATATGCTGATGAAGGAAAAAGGAGTTATGGCGAAAAACGAAACAGGCAAACCGGTGCGCATTTTGGCGGTGGAAACA carries:
- the rimI gene encoding ribosomal protein S18-alanine N-acetyltransferase, which codes for MEQASRLQDDGVIFRSMRLEDIPAICRIEAEAFATPWTAPAFRNELLYNHFAKYLVVEMYGNIIGYGGMWVIIDEAHVTNIAIASEYRGKKLGERLLARLQQVAISAGATKMTLEVRVSNRIAQNLYKKMGFYPSGLRRNYYSDNHEDALIMWADLANRG